One stretch of Segatella copri DNA includes these proteins:
- a CDS encoding N-acetyltransferase: MSLIEIKKVKTKKDLKTFIDFHYDLYEGNEYDVPNLFSDDMNTLSKDKNAAFEFCEAEYFLAYKDGKLAGRVAAIINHKANNKWGRKSVRFGWIDFIDDREVSKALLDAVEKYGKEKGMEDIVGPLGFTDMDPEGMLTWGFDQLGTMPTIYNYSYYPEHIEALEGFTVDNKYVEYKLMVPDTIPEKYSKIAAMIEKRYNLHVRKLTRKDIYQGGYGQKIFDLINDTYKHLYGYSELSQKQIDQYIKMYLSLLDLNFVTAIEDWTTEDHKMIGIGITMPSLSRALQKCHRGRLLPFGWWHLLRAIKFHKTKIVDLLLIGIQPEYRAKGANALLFADLIPIYQKYGIEWGETQVEMEDNAAVQGQWGVLDPVLHKRRNCYIKSIR; the protein is encoded by the coding sequence ATGTCATTAATAGAAATTAAAAAGGTCAAAACAAAGAAGGACTTGAAGACGTTCATCGACTTCCATTACGACCTCTACGAAGGCAACGAATATGATGTGCCTAATCTTTTCAGCGACGACATGAATACTCTGAGCAAGGACAAGAACGCTGCGTTCGAGTTCTGCGAGGCAGAGTATTTTCTTGCCTATAAGGACGGCAAGCTGGCAGGTCGCGTCGCTGCCATTATCAATCATAAGGCAAACAATAAATGGGGCAGGAAGTCGGTCCGTTTCGGCTGGATTGATTTCATTGACGACCGCGAGGTTTCCAAGGCTCTTCTCGATGCTGTAGAGAAATACGGTAAGGAGAAGGGAATGGAAGATATTGTAGGTCCGCTGGGTTTTACCGATATGGATCCAGAAGGCATGCTTACCTGGGGCTTTGACCAGCTAGGCACCATGCCTACCATTTATAATTATTCATATTATCCGGAGCACATTGAGGCTCTGGAGGGTTTTACCGTAGATAATAAGTATGTAGAGTATAAACTGATGGTGCCAGATACCATCCCGGAGAAATATTCCAAGATAGCGGCGATGATAGAGAAAAGATACAATCTCCATGTCCGCAAACTTACCCGTAAGGATATTTATCAGGGCGGATACGGACAGAAGATTTTCGACCTCATCAATGATACATACAAGCATCTCTATGGTTATTCCGAACTTTCACAGAAGCAGATAGACCAGTACATCAAGATGTATCTGTCTTTGCTCGACCTGAACTTTGTGACAGCCATAGAAGACTGGACTACTGAGGATCATAAGATGATAGGTATCGGTATTACGATGCCTTCCCTTTCCAGAGCTCTGCAGAAGTGTCATAGGGGCAGGCTGCTTCCTTTTGGCTGGTGGCATCTGCTGCGCGCTATCAAGTTCCATAAAACCAAGATTGTCGACCTTCTGCTCATCGGTATCCAGCCGGAATACCGTGCAAAGGGTGCCAATGCGCTGCTCTTTGCCGACCTGATTCCTATCTATCAGAAGTATGGAATCGAGTGGGGAGAAACACAGGTGGAAATGGAAGATAATGCTGCCGTGCAGGGACAATGGGGCGTCTTGGATCCAGTCCTTCACAAGCGCCGCAACTGCTATATTAAGAGTATCAGGTAA
- a CDS encoding fumarate reductase/succinate dehydrogenase flavoprotein subunit produces MAKTLNSRIPEGPVAEKWTNYKAHQRLVNPKNKLKLDVIVVGTGLAGASAAASLGEMGFNILNFCIQDSPRRAHSIAAQGGINAAKNYQNDGDSVYRLFYDTVKGGDYRAREANVYRLAEVSNDIIDQCVAQGVPFAREYGGMLANRSFGGAQVSRTFYAKGQTGQQLLLGAYSSLSRMVEAGKVKLFTRYEMEDIVIVDGHARGIIAKNLITGKLERFSANAVVIATGGYGNAYFLSTNAMGCNCTAAIQCYRKGADFANPSYVQIHPTCIPVHGTNQSKLTLMSESLRNDGRIWVPKKIEDAKALQAGTKKGSDIPEEDRDYYLERRYPAFGNLVPRDVASRAAKERCDKGFGVNNTGLAVFLDFSESINRLGIDVILQRYGNLFDMYEEITDVNPGELANEINGVKYYNPMMIFPAIHYTMGGIWVDYELMTTIPGLFAIGECNFSDHGANRLGASALMQGLADGYFVLPYTIQNYLADQALWPKLSTDLPEFAEAEAGVQKEIDRLMGIQGKRSVDSIHKELGHILWEHVGMGRTKEGLEEGLKKMKALREEFNKNLFIPGKKEGLNVELDKAIHLRDFILMGELIAYDALHRNESCGGHFREEYQTEEGEAKRDDEHFFYVGCWEYQGNDTTAPVLNKEPLEYEAIKVQTRNYKN; encoded by the coding sequence ATGGCAAAAACATTAAATTCTAGAATACCTGAAGGACCAGTTGCTGAGAAGTGGACCAACTATAAGGCTCACCAGCGTTTGGTTAACCCAAAGAATAAGTTAAAGCTCGACGTTATCGTTGTAGGTACAGGTTTGGCAGGTGCTTCTGCTGCTGCTTCTCTCGGCGAGATGGGCTTCAATATCTTGAACTTCTGCATCCAGGACTCTCCACGTCGTGCTCACTCTATCGCAGCACAGGGTGGTATCAATGCAGCTAAGAATTATCAGAATGATGGTGACTCTGTTTACCGTCTGTTCTATGATACTGTAAAGGGTGGTGACTACCGTGCTCGTGAGGCTAACGTTTACCGTTTGGCTGAGGTGAGCAACGATATCATCGACCAGTGCGTAGCTCAGGGCGTTCCTTTCGCTCGTGAGTATGGTGGTATGCTGGCTAACCGTTCTTTCGGTGGTGCTCAGGTATCTCGTACATTCTATGCTAAGGGTCAGACAGGTCAGCAGCTCCTCCTCGGTGCTTACTCTTCTTTGAGCCGCATGGTTGAGGCTGGTAAGGTTAAGCTCTTCACCCGTTACGAGATGGAGGATATTGTGATCGTTGACGGTCACGCTCGTGGTATCATCGCCAAGAATTTGATTACAGGTAAGTTGGAGCGTTTCTCTGCCAACGCCGTAGTTATCGCTACCGGTGGTTATGGTAACGCTTACTTCCTTTCTACAAACGCTATGGGTTGTAACTGTACAGCAGCTATCCAGTGCTACCGCAAGGGTGCTGACTTCGCTAACCCATCTTACGTTCAGATTCACCCTACATGTATCCCTGTTCATGGTACAAACCAGAGTAAGTTGACTTTGATGTCAGAGTCACTCCGTAACGATGGTCGTATCTGGGTTCCTAAGAAGATTGAGGATGCTAAGGCATTGCAGGCTGGTACAAAGAAGGGTTCTGATATTCCTGAGGAAGACCGCGACTACTACTTGGAGCGCCGTTACCCAGCATTCGGTAACCTGGTTCCTCGTGACGTGGCTTCTCGTGCAGCTAAGGAGCGTTGCGACAAGGGCTTCGGTGTCAACAACACAGGTCTTGCCGTATTCCTCGACTTCTCTGAGTCTATCAACCGTCTCGGTATCGACGTTATCCTGCAGCGTTATGGCAACCTCTTCGATATGTATGAGGAGATTACTGACGTTAACCCAGGTGAGTTGGCTAACGAGATTAACGGCGTGAAGTACTACAACCCAATGATGATCTTCCCTGCTATCCACTATACAATGGGTGGTATCTGGGTTGACTACGAGTTGATGACCACTATCCCTGGTCTCTTCGCTATTGGTGAGTGTAACTTCTCTGACCATGGTGCTAACCGTCTTGGTGCTTCTGCTTTGATGCAGGGTTTGGCTGACGGTTACTTCGTATTGCCATACACTATCCAGAACTACTTGGCCGACCAGGCATTGTGGCCAAAGCTCTCTACCGATCTCCCAGAGTTCGCAGAGGCAGAGGCAGGTGTTCAGAAGGAAATCGACCGCCTGATGGGTATCCAGGGCAAGCGCTCTGTAGATTCTATCCACAAGGAGTTGGGTCACATCCTTTGGGAGCACGTAGGTATGGGTCGTACCAAGGAAGGTCTTGAGGAAGGCTTGAAGAAGATGAAGGCTCTGCGCGAGGAATTCAACAAGAACCTCTTCATCCCTGGCAAGAAGGAAGGCTTGAACGTAGAGTTGGATAAGGCTATCCACTTGCGTGACTTCATCTTGATGGGCGAGTTGATCGCTTACGATGCATTGCACCGCAACGAGAGCTGTGGTGGTCACTTCCGTGAGGAGTACCAGACAGAGGAAGGCGAGGCAAAGCGTGATGACGAGCACTTCTTCTACGTAGGCTGCTGGGAGTATCAGGGCAATGATACAACTGCTCCAGTGCTCAACAAGGAACCTCTCGAGTATGAGGCAATTAAGGTACAGACAAGAAATTACAAGAATTAA
- a CDS encoding THUMP-like domain-containing protein, with protein sequence MNQATLDFIRQHQDDDVRQLAFLGSKYPEVDMPFALDQIRGRKMARVKLPRWASIDGIIYPPHISMEQCSSEQTALYKAELAARLLGLSPSSSENGEEKEKESENVSNLHLSEICEFAGKGAVDSEFAKNEATCKKQQILTESEENVNETKEEPHEGDFSEEIGFVDLTGGFGVDFSYIASRLGVKSMYVERQAHLCEAAKENFGRLGLKNAIVKNGDGIEVLHSFASKKEAAASDSLGITEDQSQSLLKTNLGLKLIFIDPARRDDAGNKVVSLKDCTPDVTLLQEEMLSKADYVIIKLSPMLDWHRAVSELSCVKEVHIISVNNECKELLLVLSARNMGGMEASSADGEVKHAGSLRIYCVNDAQSFVCDELDMESSSVRIAPPVLEEMQYLYEPNASLMKAGCFSVLSERYGARMLSKNSHLFVSQAPIEAFPGRSFRIIAVSSFNKKELKRHLSGITKANIATRNFPLSVAELRKRLKLKDGGETYIFATTLSDESHVLVITEKA encoded by the coding sequence ATGAACCAAGCAACGCTCGATTTTATCCGCCAGCATCAGGACGATGATGTTCGCCAGTTGGCTTTCCTCGGCAGCAAGTATCCCGAGGTAGATATGCCTTTCGCTCTCGATCAGATTCGCGGGCGAAAGATGGCTCGTGTGAAACTGCCCCGTTGGGCAAGCATCGATGGCATTATCTATCCCCCTCATATTTCGATGGAGCAATGTTCGTCAGAGCAAACGGCACTTTATAAGGCTGAACTCGCTGCCCGACTGCTCGGCTTGTCTCCTTCATCATCCGAAAACGGAGAAGAAAAGGAGAAGGAGAGCGAAAACGTCTCAAATCTTCATCTTTCTGAAATTTGCGAATTTGCGGGCAAAGGGGCAGTTGATTCAGAATTCGCCAAAAATGAAGCCACTTGCAAAAAGCAACAGATATTAACAGAATCAGAAGAGAATGTTAATGAAACAAAAGAAGAACCTCATGAAGGAGATTTTTCTGAAGAAATCGGGTTTGTTGATCTGACCGGCGGCTTCGGAGTAGACTTCTCTTACATCGCTTCCCGATTGGGCGTGAAGTCGATGTATGTGGAGCGTCAGGCTCATCTCTGTGAAGCTGCGAAGGAAAACTTTGGGCGGTTGGGTTTGAAGAACGCCATCGTGAAGAATGGAGACGGAATAGAGGTGCTGCATTCTTTTGCTTCAAAGAAAGAGGCTGCTGCATCAGATTCTTTAGGCATAACTGAAGATCAGTCTCAGTCATTACTTAAGACCAATCTTGGTCTTAAGCTGATCTTCATCGATCCTGCCCGTAGAGACGATGCGGGCAACAAGGTAGTATCTTTGAAAGATTGCACGCCCGATGTAACCCTTTTGCAGGAAGAAATGCTTTCGAAGGCAGATTACGTCATCATCAAACTCTCTCCGATGCTCGACTGGCACCGTGCGGTAAGCGAATTAAGCTGCGTAAAAGAGGTTCATATCATCTCCGTGAACAATGAGTGCAAGGAACTCCTTTTAGTGCTCTCAGCGCGAAATATGGGCGGAATGGAGGCTTCTTCGGCAGATGGAGAAGTAAAACATGCCGGGAGTCTCCGCATTTATTGTGTCAATGATGCCCAGTCCTTCGTCTGCGACGAGTTGGATATGGAGTCTTCTTCTGTCAGAATAGCTCCGCCAGTTCTTGAAGAGATGCAGTATCTTTATGAGCCGAATGCCTCATTGATGAAAGCCGGCTGTTTCAGCGTTTTATCAGAGCGGTATGGAGCCAGAATGCTTTCCAAGAACAGCCATCTTTTCGTGAGCCAGGCACCTATCGAAGCATTCCCAGGCAGAAGTTTTCGCATCATCGCCGTTTCTTCCTTTAATAAGAAGGAGTTGAAGCGCCATCTCTCAGGCATCACCAAGGCAAACATCGCCACCCGCAACTTCCCCCTTTCCGTGGCAGAATTGCGCAAGCGCCTGAAGCTGAAAGATGGTGGTGAAACTTATATCTTTGCCACCACACTGAGCGACGAAAGCCATGTGCTGGTTATAACGGAGAAAGCTTAG
- a CDS encoding DNA topoisomerase IV subunit B, with the protein MEHVRTRPGMYIGRLGDGNLPEDGIYVLLKEVVDNSIDEFKMGAGARLEIDIEDNLRVSVRDYGRGIPQGKLVEAVSVLNTGGKYDSKAFKKSVGLNGVGVKAVNALSSHFEVKSYRDGKVRHLKFEKGILKSDTMEDTEDENGTFIFFEPDNTLFKNYSFHDDFVETMLRNYTYLNTGLTIMHNGRRILSRHGLQDLLSDNMTNEGLYDIVHMKGEDIEIAFTHTNQYGEEYYSFVNGQHTTQGGTHQSAFKEHIAKTIKEFYGKYEYADIRNGLVAAIAINVEEPVFESQTKIKLGSTTMTPNGGETINKYVGDFLKKEVDNYLHIHKDVAEILENKIKESERERKAMAGVTKLARERAKKANLHNRKLRDCRIHFSDAKNERKEESSIFITEGDSASGSITKSRDVNTQAVFSLRGKPLNSFGLTKKVVYENEEFNLLQAALDIEDGLDSLRYNKVIVATDADVDGMHIRLLIITFFLQFFPDLIKKGHVYVLQTPLFRVRNKRTKIKNKQAVADADAKLGSKEKKSDFITHYCYSDEERQQAIRDLGPDPEITRFKGLGEISPDEFAHFIGPDMRLEQVTLHKTDQVQKLLEYYMGKNTMERQNFIIENLVIEEDIPEEDSAPLD; encoded by the coding sequence ATGGAGCATGTACGCACCCGTCCGGGTATGTACATCGGCCGTCTGGGAGATGGAAATCTGCCGGAAGATGGTATTTATGTGCTCTTGAAGGAGGTGGTAGACAACTCTATCGATGAATTCAAGATGGGTGCAGGTGCCCGTCTGGAAATCGATATCGAGGACAATCTGCGTGTCAGCGTGCGCGACTATGGCCGTGGTATTCCTCAGGGTAAGCTCGTTGAGGCTGTAAGTGTGCTGAATACCGGCGGTAAGTACGACAGCAAGGCGTTCAAGAAGAGCGTCGGTCTGAACGGTGTGGGTGTGAAGGCGGTCAATGCCCTCAGTTCCCACTTCGAAGTAAAGTCGTACCGCGACGGAAAGGTGCGCCATCTGAAGTTTGAGAAAGGTATTCTGAAGAGCGACACGATGGAAGATACTGAAGACGAGAACGGTACCTTTATCTTCTTCGAGCCGGATAATACACTCTTCAAGAACTATTCCTTCCACGATGATTTCGTGGAAACGATGCTCCGCAACTATACTTATCTGAACACCGGACTCACCATCATGCACAATGGCCGCCGCATCTTGAGCCGCCATGGTCTGCAGGATTTGCTGAGCGATAATATGACCAACGAAGGTCTCTACGACATCGTCCACATGAAGGGCGAGGACATCGAGATTGCCTTCACCCATACCAACCAGTATGGCGAGGAGTATTATTCCTTCGTCAACGGTCAGCACACCACCCAGGGAGGTACGCATCAGAGTGCCTTCAAGGAACATATTGCCAAGACTATCAAGGAGTTCTACGGCAAGTATGAGTATGCTGACATCCGAAACGGACTGGTGGCTGCCATTGCCATCAACGTAGAAGAACCGGTCTTCGAGAGTCAGACCAAGATTAAGCTCGGAAGTACTACGATGACGCCGAATGGTGGCGAAACCATCAATAAGTATGTGGGCGATTTCCTGAAGAAGGAAGTAGACAACTATCTCCATATCCATAAGGATGTAGCTGAGATTCTGGAGAATAAGATTAAGGAGAGCGAACGTGAGCGCAAGGCGATGGCGGGCGTTACCAAACTAGCCCGTGAGCGTGCCAAGAAGGCGAATCTCCACAACCGTAAGCTCCGCGACTGCCGCATCCATTTCAGCGACGCCAAGAACGAGCGCAAGGAGGAGAGTTCCATCTTCATCACCGAGGGCGATTCTGCCAGCGGAAGCATCACCAAGAGCCGCGATGTGAATACCCAGGCGGTGTTCTCTCTGCGTGGTAAACCGCTCAACAGTTTCGGTCTTACCAAGAAGGTGGTTTATGAGAACGAGGAGTTCAATCTGCTTCAGGCGGCTCTCGATATAGAGGACGGCTTGGATTCATTGCGTTACAACAAGGTGATTGTGGCAACCGATGCGGATGTCGACGGAATGCACATCCGCCTGCTCATCATTACCTTCTTCCTTCAGTTCTTCCCAGATCTCATTAAGAAGGGCCATGTCTACGTGCTTCAGACCCCATTGTTCCGAGTGCGCAACAAGCGAACCAAGATCAAGAATAAGCAGGCGGTGGCTGATGCGGATGCGAAACTGGGAAGCAAGGAGAAAAAGAGCGATTTCATCACGCATTACTGTTACAGCGATGAGGAGCGCCAGCAGGCGATTCGCGATTTGGGTCCTGACCCTGAAATCACCCGATTCAAAGGATTGGGAGAGATTTCGCCTGATGAATTCGCCCATTTCATCGGTCCCGACATGCGATTGGAGCAGGTTACGCTGCATAAAACCGATCAGGTGCAGAAGCTGCTGGAATATTATATGGGTAAGAACACGATGGAGCGCCAGAATTTCATCATCGAAAATCTGGTGATAGAAGAGGATATTCCGGAGGAAGACTCAGCACCGTTGGATTAA
- a CDS encoding succinate dehydrogenase/fumarate reductase iron-sulfur subunit produces the protein MARNISFTVKYWKQDGPTAQGHFDTHEMKNIPDDTSFLEMLDILNEELIESGQEPFVFDHDCREGICGMCSLYINGTPHGKTERGATTCQLYMRRFNDGDVITVEPWRSAGFPIIKDCMVDRSAFDKIIQAGGYTSIRTGQAQDANAILIPKENADEAMDCATCIGCGACVAACKNGSAMLFVSSKVSQLALLPQGRVEAAARAKKMIARMDELGFGNCTNTRACEAVCPKNESIANIARLNREFLKAKLAD, from the coding sequence ATGGCAAGAAATATAAGTTTCACAGTTAAGTATTGGAAGCAGGACGGTCCTACAGCACAGGGTCACTTCGATACACATGAGATGAAGAACATCCCAGATGATACTTCATTCCTCGAGATGCTCGACATCTTGAACGAGGAGCTCATCGAGTCAGGTCAGGAGCCTTTCGTCTTCGACCACGACTGCCGCGAGGGTATCTGCGGTATGTGCTCTCTCTATATTAATGGTACACCTCACGGTAAGACTGAGCGTGGTGCTACAACATGTCAGCTCTACATGCGTCGTTTCAACGATGGCGATGTTATCACCGTTGAGCCTTGGCGTTCTGCTGGTTTCCCTATCATTAAGGACTGTATGGTAGACCGTTCAGCATTCGACAAGATCATCCAGGCAGGTGGTTACACCAGCATTCGTACTGGTCAGGCTCAGGATGCCAACGCTATCCTGATTCCTAAGGAGAATGCAGACGAGGCAATGGATTGCGCTACATGTATCGGTTGCGGTGCTTGTGTTGCTGCATGTAAGAATGGTTCTGCTATGCTCTTCGTCAGCTCAAAGGTTAGCCAGCTGGCACTTCTCCCACAGGGTCGTGTAGAGGCTGCTGCCCGTGCTAAGAAGATGATTGCACGCATGGATGAGCTCGGATTCGGTAACTGTACAAACACTCGTGCTTGCGAGGCTGTTTGTCCTAAGAACGAGTCTATCGCTAACATCGCCCGCTTGAACCGTGAGTTCTTGAAGGCTAAGTTGGCTGACTAA
- a CDS encoding carboxylesterase/lipase family protein: MKLKRHLLTAALTLFCLSAANAQLLRTTVEQGEIEGVEHEGFALYKRIPYAEAPVGNLRWKAPVSKKPWKGVFKADKWGDRPPQPIDPNQNGGELGMSEDCLYLSVETPAKSKNDKLPVFVMIHGGAFLTGSYSGTQESFVKEGIIYCSIEYRLGALGFMAHPELSKESGKNISGNYGILDQVMALKWIHDNIAAFGGDPDKITIAGESAGGISVSILCASPLAKGLFRGAISESGSSFWPVGEARNGNTAMLTTKAAEASGLALQKKLKVKNIKQLRKVPFMDIVKNTAMESFWPNVDGYSITDDQYKLYEKGNYNDVNVIIGTNSDEGSMFSRPVSVSDYEKRIHEIYGSWADQVLSLYPAKTEEETYFAQSDIFRDGSFAWGTYAWANLQSKTGKGKVYMYYFDQDSENTIVKSRKGGASHVAEMPFIYGYKFGSGKMTETEQHMEQIMSRYWINFTKTGNPNGNSLPFWTTYQEGKPTVMIMKEGLHLGPVQNQKQMDFFEKFFKEKRK, from the coding sequence ATGAAATTGAAAAGACATCTACTGACAGCCGCCCTGACACTCTTTTGCCTATCGGCAGCTAACGCCCAACTGCTAAGAACAACAGTGGAGCAAGGAGAAATTGAAGGTGTGGAACATGAAGGATTCGCCCTTTACAAGAGAATCCCATACGCAGAAGCACCAGTGGGTAACCTTAGATGGAAAGCCCCAGTGAGCAAGAAGCCTTGGAAGGGAGTATTCAAAGCAGATAAATGGGGAGACCGTCCACCACAGCCCATCGACCCTAACCAAAATGGTGGAGAGCTGGGCATGAGCGAGGACTGCCTATACCTCAGTGTGGAAACGCCAGCCAAGAGTAAGAATGACAAACTCCCTGTATTTGTGATGATTCATGGAGGAGCCTTCCTCACAGGCTCTTATAGTGGAACCCAGGAAAGCTTTGTCAAGGAAGGCATCATCTATTGTAGCATAGAATACCGCTTGGGAGCCTTGGGATTCATGGCACATCCAGAGCTGAGTAAGGAATCAGGCAAGAACATATCTGGTAACTATGGCATCCTTGACCAAGTGATGGCCTTAAAATGGATTCACGACAATATCGCTGCCTTCGGTGGAGACCCTGACAAGATTACCATTGCAGGAGAATCTGCCGGTGGTATCTCGGTAAGTATACTATGCGCCTCTCCCCTTGCCAAGGGACTATTCCGTGGTGCCATCAGCGAAAGTGGTAGCTCCTTCTGGCCTGTGGGTGAAGCAAGAAACGGCAACACCGCCATGCTCACAACTAAAGCAGCAGAGGCAAGCGGACTGGCACTTCAAAAGAAACTTAAAGTAAAGAACATTAAGCAACTCAGAAAAGTTCCTTTCATGGACATCGTGAAGAATACCGCCATGGAATCCTTCTGGCCTAATGTGGATGGCTACAGCATCACCGATGACCAGTATAAGCTCTATGAAAAGGGAAACTACAATGATGTAAATGTCATCATAGGAACCAACAGCGACGAAGGAAGTATGTTTAGCCGCCCTGTCAGTGTAAGTGACTATGAGAAAAGAATCCATGAGATATATGGAAGCTGGGCAGACCAGGTTCTCAGTCTCTATCCTGCCAAAACAGAGGAAGAAACCTACTTCGCCCAATCCGACATTTTCCGTGATGGCTCCTTTGCATGGGGAACGTATGCCTGGGCTAACCTGCAGAGCAAGACCGGCAAGGGCAAGGTGTATATGTATTACTTTGACCAAGACTCAGAGAACACCATCGTGAAAAGCCGCAAGGGAGGAGCCAGCCATGTGGCAGAGATGCCATTCATCTATGGCTATAAGTTTGGCTCTGGAAAGATGACCGAGACGGAGCAGCACATGGAACAAATCATGTCACGCTACTGGATTAACTTTACCAAGACCGGCAATCCAAATGGGAATAGCCTTCCTTTCTGGACTACCTACCAGGAAGGTAAACCAACGGTGATGATTATGAAGGAAGGACTGCATTTGGGTCCTGTTCAAAATCAAAAGCAAATGGACTTCTTCGAGAAGTTCTTCAAGGAAAAAAGAAAATAA
- a CDS encoding S41 family peptidase: MKKYLFIALMAFLAVTSASAQLRIKMGKNSPIEKLGRAEIAITNLYVDSVDENKLVEDAIRGMLEKLDPHSSYATAKETKAMNEPLNGSFDGIGVQFNMVDDTLLVIQPVTNGPSEKVGIIAGDRIVAVNDTAISGVKMSKEEIMKRLRGPKGTTVNLTIVRRGIKDKLIFKVKRDKIPVTTMDAAYMIRPGIGYIRLGSFGLTSHKEVTIAMDSLKKKGMKDLIFDLEDNGGGYLQAAAQIANEFLQKGDLIVYTSGRAAPRQEYKAQANGRWRKGKVVVLTNEFTASAAEIVSGAIQDQDRGVVVGRRTFGKGLVQRPLTFDDGSEIRLTIAHYYTPSGRCIQKPYKKGDRLDYAMDLDKRYKHGEFTNQDSIHLSDSLKYYTLRKHRVVYGGGGIMPDYFVPLDTTKYTKMHRQLAAKSIVINQSLKFIDAHRKELKSQYKDFNKFLATYEVPSSLIEGIIAEGKKEKIEPKDEAELTQTKKYLALQLKALVARDIWDMSQYFQVWNETNEIVQRALELLITGK; this comes from the coding sequence ATGAAGAAATATCTATTTATTGCGCTCATGGCATTCCTGGCAGTAACTTCTGCCAGTGCCCAGTTGCGTATCAAGATGGGCAAGAACAGCCCGATAGAGAAGTTGGGAAGGGCTGAAATCGCCATTACCAACCTTTATGTGGATAGTGTGGATGAGAATAAGCTCGTAGAGGACGCCATCCGAGGCATGCTCGAAAAGCTCGACCCTCATTCTTCTTACGCCACAGCCAAGGAAACCAAGGCGATGAACGAGCCGCTTAATGGCAGTTTTGATGGCATTGGCGTGCAGTTTAATATGGTAGATGATACGTTGCTCGTTATCCAGCCGGTTACGAACGGACCTTCTGAGAAGGTGGGAATCATTGCCGGCGACCGCATTGTGGCTGTAAACGATACTGCCATTTCGGGCGTGAAGATGAGCAAGGAGGAAATCATGAAGCGCCTTCGTGGTCCTAAGGGAACAACGGTGAATCTTACCATTGTGCGCCGTGGCATCAAGGATAAGCTCATCTTCAAGGTAAAGCGCGATAAAATTCCGGTAACTACGATGGATGCGGCTTATATGATTCGTCCGGGCATCGGATACATCCGATTGGGAAGCTTCGGTCTTACCAGTCATAAAGAGGTAACAATAGCGATGGATTCGCTGAAAAAGAAGGGAATGAAGGACCTTATCTTCGACCTTGAGGATAATGGTGGAGGCTATCTTCAGGCTGCGGCTCAGATTGCCAACGAGTTCCTGCAGAAGGGCGATCTCATCGTTTATACCAGCGGTCGTGCAGCGCCTCGCCAGGAATATAAGGCGCAGGCTAACGGCAGATGGCGCAAGGGCAAGGTGGTGGTGCTCACCAATGAGTTTACCGCTTCTGCCGCCGAGATTGTTTCCGGAGCCATCCAGGATCAGGACCGTGGTGTAGTGGTTGGTCGCAGAACCTTCGGCAAGGGATTGGTGCAGCGTCCGCTGACCTTCGATGATGGCAGTGAGATTCGTCTCACTATCGCCCATTACTATACGCCTAGCGGCAGATGCATCCAGAAGCCATATAAGAAAGGTGACAGATTGGATTATGCGATGGATCTGGACAAGCGTTACAAGCATGGCGAGTTCACCAATCAGGACAGCATCCATCTTTCAGACAGTCTGAAGTATTACACCTTGCGCAAGCATCGTGTAGTTTATGGTGGTGGTGGAATCATGCCAGATTATTTCGTGCCGCTGGATACAACCAAGTACACCAAGATGCACCGCCAGCTGGCTGCCAAGAGCATCGTCATCAACCAGAGTCTGAAGTTCATCGATGCGCACCGCAAGGAACTCAAGAGCCAGTATAAGGATTTTAACAAGTTCCTCGCCACCTACGAGGTTCCTTCTTCGCTGATAGAAGGCATTATCGCCGAGGGCAAGAAGGAGAAGATAGAGCCGAAGGATGAGGCTGAATTAACTCAGACGAAGAAATACCTCGCCCTGCAGCTGAAAGCCCTTGTAGCACGAGATATCTGGGATATGAGCCAATACTTCCAGGTATGGAACGAGACAAACGAGATAGTTCAGCGCGCCTTGGAGTTGCTTATTACGGGAAAATAA